A window from Fusarium musae strain F31 chromosome 8, whole genome shotgun sequence encodes these proteins:
- a CDS encoding hypothetical protein (EggNog:ENOG41) codes for MSLPRMMPFWALVLLGTISDAKLEPRDVKTQPIEIIDGSSTQYDILTSTFLMRTDATYTATDPVYGYGEPNTTYNIPLADQQPSCGTIMVESHVTVLSSTDRIISVPETTTLPTQNPCDIVTVIVRMQGYRKGDTTNPISQAQVKVLIPSESESSPPAGTESSLGGSAISSDPAVPWTTITTQGTGTAPMTITQSPTRAGETGTVLVMAVMTSDAPIDYTTITSTGTGTDTGTYTITETPSGPGPGTVVIVVPSPVARYVTVTSYDRSVTAVVTSTMTPSAPGETGTVVVYDPYEWVTTTSYDDAAPSDHTTSMWPSASDHVGTVVVYRAYKWVTVSSYDATITAASTQTISPSSPDQTGTVLIYQPDPWFTVTSYGGVTAASTTTEYPTAPGATGNVIIYKPHQLTTVTSYDPAVTAASTTTISQSTEAETVTVMVYKPYQWETVTSYGDFTAASTSTISATAPDATGTVIVYQPDQWVTITSYGQYAAASTTTISPSMPGQTGTVVVYNSQPYSTFTSYGDVSTETTYTSPPPAPGQTGIVMVLMQQPYTTVTSYGGVTAESTTTITPSSPGQTGTVVIFDPQMYVTTTHYGRVTAATTTTESGLGSNPTLTVVVDLPQPYTTVTSYGAVSAESTTTISPTSPGQTGTVVIFDPQMYVTTTYYGRVTAAITTTENGNGPNPTLTVVVDLPQPYTTITSYGSFTAANTVTYPPSVPGEDGTVEVDLPMPFTTVTNHRDGLTVASTTTYPFNVQAKFATVEVDVPQSYTTVTSYVPGLAGPASTTLPVDNPDDVMTVVLNLPQPYTTITTYVDSLTAPVTTTNQPANPGDPVTVVIESPQAYVTVTTYMDSLTAPHTVTNRPANPGDPATVVVENPQGYTTITTYVDSLTAPLTTTNQPANPGDPVTVIIESPQAYTTLTTYVDGLTTPLTTTNRPANPGDPATVVVESPQLYTTLTTYGTYSAPLTTTLAPTGPGGLATVLVESPQAYTTVTTYVDGLTAPVTTTNQPANPGDLATVVVESPQLYATVTSYGSWTTPSTTTLSPTGPGGVATVVIESPQGYSTTTAYVDGLTAPITTTNQPANPGDPATVVVEIPKRYTTVTSYGSYTAAVTSTMTPASPGDVATVVVGLPQSYKTVTSYGSFTTEGNTTLPPASPGGVATVVVEEPQPYTTVTSWGTFSAAHTTTYSPTSPGGTGTVVIQNPQPYTTTTTWGSFSAVHTTTYSPNSPGGTGTVVVQNPQPYTTTTSWGSFSTVSTTTYSPISQGGTATVVVQQHQSYTTVTTWGTFTATGSTTLSPTSPGGVATVVMQKPQPYTTVTTYYTTVSTMSTSTVTPASAGQTATVVVVAPAVGTKAADQTCDNAGLEYAIYTNSFYNADPPNYSSLNISYFATASPTFTGITHSIGITEPGGVKSGNSGPAQVIYPGAPSQTWQYKAVNHRAYLYAPINGTYSVVVPYSDEVTLVWFGSKALSAWSKARSSADLAQNYSWGPSSAQTFKIQLTAGTYTPFRVFWANAQGDYSMIVTVTAPDGTVIVDGSGSSSKYFVRFACDSSTPSYPAFGSGG; via the coding sequence CTGACCGTATAATATCTGTGCCTGAGACAACCACTCTGCCTACCCAGAATCCATGCGACATCGTAACCGTGATCGTCAGAATGCAAGGTTACAGGAAAGGTGATACAACGAATCCTATTTCACAAGCTCAGGTCAAGGTTTTAATTCCTTCAGAGAGCGAAAGTTCTCCTCCAGCCGGAACAGAAAGTTCCTTAGGTGGCTCTGCCATTTCTTCAGATCCAGCAGTGCCGTGGACTACAATCACTACTCAAGGAACTGGCACTGCTCCTATGACCATCACGCAATCTCCAACTCGAGCTGGTGAAACAGGAACCGTTTTGGTTATGGCGGTTATGACCTCGGATGCCCCAATCGACTataccaccatcaccagcaccgGAACCGGCACCGACACTGGTACTTATACTATCACCGAGACCCCGTCAGGACCTGGCCCTGGTACAGTGGTGATTGTGGTACCCAGCCCGGTAGCTCGTTACGTTACCGTGACATCCTATGATCGATCGGTTACAGCCGTGGTCACGAGTACAATGACTCCCAGTGCTCCTGGCGAAACTGGCACTGTTGTTGTCTACGATCCATACGAATGGGTGACTACCACCTCTTATGATGATGCTGCGCCCTCTGACCATACAACGTCTATGTGGCCTTCTGCGTCTGATCATGTAGGCACGGTAGTCGTGTATAGGGCATACAAATGGGTGACAGTAAGCTCGTATGACGCAACTATCACAGCCGCATCTACACAGACTATATCCCCGAGCTCCCCAGACCAGACGGGTACTGTCCTGATATACCAGCCAGATCCATGGTTCACAGTTACTTCCTATGGAGGTGTCACGgcggcatcaacaaccactgAATATCCAACTGCCCCAGGCGCAACTGGCAATGTTATTATTTACAAGCCACACCAATTGACAACCGTCACCTCTTACGACCCAGCGGTTACAGCCGCATCCACAACCACCATATCACAATCTACTGAAGCAGAGACAGTCACTGTTATGGTATACAAGCCTTATCAGTGGGAGACCGTCACTTCTTACGGGGACTTCACAGCTGCTTCTACATCTACCATATCTGCAACAGCTCCAGATGCAACCGGCACTGTTATCGTGTATCAGCCTGATCAGTGGGTGACCATCACTTCTTATGGACAATATGCCGCTGCGTCTACAACTACAATTTCTCCATCCATGCCTGGTCAAACAGGTACCGTTGTGGTCTACAATTCGCAGCCATATTCGACCTTTACTTCTTATGGAGACGTCTCGACCGAAACCACATATACCTCACcgcctcctgctcctggCCAGACAGGTATCGTTATGGTTTTAATGCAACAGCCATATACGACTGTCACTTCGTACGGAGGCGTTACGGCCGAGTCTACGACTACTATAACCCCATCGAGTCCAGGCCAAACGGGCACTGTTGTGATCTTTGATCCACAGATGTATGTGACTACCACTCATTATGGAAGGGTAACAGCTGCTACTACAACAACTGAGAGCGGACTTGGCTCTAACCCAACCCTGACCGTTGTGGTTGATCTCCCTCAGCCTTACACGACCGTAACTTCGTATGGAGCCGTTAGCGCTGAATCTACAACCACCATAAGTCCAACCAGCCCAGGCCAAACGGGTACCGTCGTGATCTTTGATCCACAGATGTACGTGACAACCACCTATTATGGAAGGGTCACAGCAGCTATAACAACAACCGAGAACGGTAACGGGCCGAACCCGACTCTCACAGTTGTGGTTGACTTACCCCAGCCTTACACTACGATCACCAGTTATGGCTCTTTCACCGCAGCCAACACTGTGACATATCCACCTTCTGTTCCTGGTGAGGACGGTACTGTAGAAGTTGATCTTCCGATGCCTTTCACAACCGTCACTAACCACAGAGATGGTCTGACTGTTGCTTCAACTACAACATACCCATTCAATGTTCAAGCAAAGTTTGCCactgttgaggttgatgtgcCTCAGTCCTACACTACAGTCACAAGCTACGTTCCAGGCTTGGCAGGCCCGGCATCCACAACCTTACCAGTTGACAATCCAGACGATGTGATGACTGTTGTCCTCAATCTTCCGCAGCCATACACAACCATCACAACCTATGTTGACAGTTTGACTGCACCTGTGACCACGACAAACCAGCCGGCTAATCCCGGAGATCCTGTTACTGTTGTGATTGAGAGCCCTCAGGCATATGTAACCGTCACGACCTACATGGACAGCCTAACCGCACCTCATACCGTCACGAACCGACCGGCTAATCCAGGGGATCCTGCCACTGTTGTCGTTGAGAACCCACAGGGATATACAACCATTACAACATATGTTGATAGTCTTACTGCACCTCTGACTACAACAAACCAACCTGCTAATCCTGGGGATCCAGTAACTGTTATTATTGAGAGCCCTCAGGCATATACAACCCTCACGACATATGTTGACGGGTTGACTACACCTTTGACTACAACAAACAGACCGGCCAATCCTGGGGACCCTGCAACTGTAGTCGTCGAGAGTCCTCAGTTATACACGACTCTGACTACCTATGGCACTTACTCTGCACCCCTCACCACAACATTAGCACCAACTGGGCCCGGTGGCTTGGCTACTGTGCTTGTAGAGAGTCCTCAAGCATACACTACTGTCACTACCTATGTTGATGGCCTGACTGCACCTGTAACCACGACCAACCAGCCAGCTAACCCAGGGGATCTTGCCACTGTCGTTGTAGAGAGTCCTCAGCTGTATGCAACAGTGACCAGTTATGGCTCCTGGACCACACCTTCCACTACAACGTTATCACCCACTGGGCCTGGCGGCGTGGCTACCGTGGTCATAGAGAGTCCTCAGGGTTACTCAACTACCACGGCGTATGTTGATGGTCTGACCGCACCTATAACGACAACAAACCAGCCGGCCAATCCAGGGGATCCTGCCACTGTTGTCGTCGAGATTCCCAAGCGGTACACAACTGTGACCAGCTATGGTTCATATACAGCTGCTGTGACAAGCACCATGACACCGGCATCCCCAGGTGATGTTGCGACTGTTGTAGTAGGACTGCCCCAGTCATATAAAACTGTGACTAGCTATGGTAGCTTTACAACTGAAGGAAATACTACACTGCCACCAGCATCTCCAGGTGGTGTAGCCACTGTTGTTGTCGAAGAGCCCCAGCCCTACACAACAGTCACAAGCTGGGGtaccttctcagcagccCATACCACTACCTATTCGCCAACCTCTCCGGGCGGTACTGGAACGGTCGTTATTCAAAACCCCCAGCCTTATACAACTACCACAACCTGGGGTTCCTTTTCAGCAGTTCATACCACTACCTATTCGCCGAACTCTCCGGGTGGTACTGGAACTGTGGTTGTTCAAAACCCTCAACCTTATACAACTACCACGAGCTGGGGATCATTCTCAACAGTCAGCACCACTACGTATTCGCCAATCTCTCAGGGTGGCACTGCAACTGTCGTtgttcaacaacaccagtCCTATACGACCGTCACAACCTGGGGTACCTTCACAGCAACTGGCAGTACCACCTTATCGCCGACCTCTCCTGGCGGCGTTGCTACGGTTGTTATGCAAAAGCCCCAGCCATACACCACTGTAACAACCTATTATACCACTGTATCAACCATGAGCACGTCCACTGTTACTCCGGCCTCCGCTGGGCAGACAGCTACTGTGGTGGTCGTGGCTCCCGCAGTTGGTACAAAGGCTGCAGATCAAACATGCGATAACGCTGGTTTGGAATACGCTATCTATACGAACTCGTTCTATAACGCTGATCCACCAAACTACTCGTCCCTCAACATTTCCTATTTTGCAACAGCTTCACCGACTTTTACTGGCATCACGCATTCAATTGGTATCACAGAACCAGGTGGCGTAAAATCAGGAAACTCAGGCCCGGCGCAGGTTATTTATCCTGGCGCACCAAGTCAGACATGGCAGTATAAGGCTGTTAACCACCGGGCATACTTATATGCGCCAATCAATGGTACTTACTCTGTTGTTGTACCGTACTCTGACGAGGTCACactggtttggtttggtagCAAGGCTTTATCAGCATGGTCGAAAGCACGTTCAAGTGCAGATCTGGCCCAAAACTACTCATGGGGACCTTCCAGTGCTCAAACCTTTAAGATCCAGCTGACAGCGGGTACTTATACGCCATTCAGGGTTTTCTGGGCCAATGCACAGGGAGACTATTCTATGATAGTTACTGTCACAGCTCCAGACGGTACTGTTATCGTAGACGGCTCTGGATCATCAAGCAAATACTTTGTTAGATTTGCTTGTGATTCTAGTACGCCTTCTTACCCTGCATTTGGAAGTGGCGGTTAA